ACGTATTTTGGCTAAAATGATAAACAGTGATGGGAAAGAAACTGGCGACGAAGATTTTGCTTTTAACATCTTTGAACTCGATGCGGCATCTAATAACTCGGTAGACGATATTAGAAGTTTAACCGATCAAGTTCGTATACCACCACAAGTTGGTAAATACAAAGTTTATATCATTGATGAGGTACACATGCTATCTCAAGCCGCTTTTAATGCCTTTTTAAAAACATTAGAAGAACCGCCAAAACACTGTATTTTTATTCTTGCAACTACCGAAAAACACAAAATAATACCAACCATATTGTCGCGTTGTCAAATATTCGACTTTAAACGTATTACGGTAAAAGATGCAAAAAACTATTTAAAATACATTGCAGAAGAACAAGCTATAGCAGCCGAAGACGATGCATTACATATTATTGCGCAAAAGGCTGATGGTGCTATGCGTGATGCACTTTCTATTTTCGATCGTGTGGTAAGTTTCTCTGGTAAAAATTTAACCAGACAAGCCGTAACCGAAAACTTAAACGTACTCGATTACGAAACCTATTTTGAAAGCACCGATTTAATACTCGAGAATAAAATACCCGATTTACTTATACAGTTCAATAATACCTTATCTAAAGGTTTCGATGGTCATCATTTTATTGCTGGTTTAGCCTCGCATTTTAGAGATTTACTAGTAAGTAAAATACCAGCAACTATAGAACTGCTAGAAGTTGGTGAGCAAACACAGGTAAAATACTTAGAGCAATCTAAAAAAGCCTCGCAAGAGTTTTTAATGCAAGGTATAAATCTTGCTAACGACTGTGATCTCAAGTACAAAACCAGTAAAAACCAACGACTCCTCGTCGAACTTTGTCTCATGCAGCTTGCCTCTATCACTTTCGATGGAGAAAAAAAAAATAGCAAACATTACATAATTCCCGCGTCTTACTTTAAAAAGAAAGGGATTACTCCTATTCCGGTTACTGTTCCTGCAGCCAAGCCAATTACCCAACCTACCACAGAAGTAAAAACTGAAACAACCGCTAAAGCTCCGGCAGCCAAAAAATTAGAAGAAAAACCGGCTATCAACACGCGCATAAAATTAGATTTAACCTCTGGCAGTAAACGTCGTTCTGGCTTATCTTTAAGTAGTATTCGTGCTAAAAAAGAACACCAAATTAAACAGCTAGAAGTTGTTGTTGATGAGGAAAACTTACCAACCGAAGACTTTACAGAAGAAGCTTTTATGGAAGCTTGGTACTTTTTCTTGGATAAACTTAAAAAGGATGGCAAGCATAATTTAGCTTCTATCTTAAATATGGATACGCCTAAACTAAAAGGCACCGATATCCATTTAACCTTCCCTACGGAAACTAATAAAAAAGAAGTGATGCAAGGTCAATACGACCTCATGACTTATATTAGAACAACGCTTAATAATTTTGATATTAGCTTAGTAATTACCGTAAACGAGGTAATGAATAAAAAATACGTATTTACTCCTCAAGATAAATACGAAAAGCTTGTTGAAGCTAATCCGAGTTTAGAGCTTTTACGTCGTACTTTCGATTTAGATTTATAAACTTTACTTCCTATTACCAGTATCCTATTTGTTAATTACTTTGTTTAATACTAAGTAATTAAATAAGGTCTTTCTTGCTTTATATTTATTAAGTTTATGGTTTGAATGAGGTTATTTTGTAGTGAAAATAAAATAATCCTTATGAATTCAATATCTTGATTAATTCAAATTAATACCTTTTTAGATTTTTATGCATCCATTAATACCAATATTAATTATTTTGACTATCGTGTTGTTCAATTATTTAAGGAAACAAAGGACAATCGAAAAACACAACGAATTGAAAAACGAATATACCGAATTATTAAAAAAAATAAAACCAAGAGAAAACTTAAAAGAATATAACGAATCTAAATTTTGGGAGTTAGTTGATAAAGCTAACAAAACAGCTGGTAATAACTATAACAACAAAATTGGGGTAATGAAAACTTTATTAACAAATTATTCCGCAGATGATTTAATAGAAATAGACAATTTACTTAATAGACTTATTTCTTCTAAAATCAGTCATACCATTATTGCTGCTTCACAAATAATCTTTAAAACCTCTGAATTTAGAGCAACAACTTTGCTGATGAATCTTTTTATTCTAAAAGGAGATAATTATTTTCAATATGCCTGTCAAAATCCCGAATTAATTGTTAAAGAGGAAATTATTGGTTTTTCTTATGAAACTATTGGAGATATTATTGAAGAAAAATATAAGCTTAAAACGAATGAGTTATTACCAACAATTAATATTGATTTACAAATTTCTGGAACTCCTCTTTCATTAAAAGATTACCCTATTAAGCTTCCTAAAATTTGGGAGAAATTTGGTTAAAAAAAATTACACGTCGGCATAGAGCTAATACTAAGCCTTAAATTATCATTAACCTAAATGAGAAACTTAATTCTAACTGTATTAATAATAATTCTTTTACCTAGTTGTTCATCAAAAAACATCAATAATGACTTACTAGGAAATTGGAAATCGACAAAAAGCTCAAATATTGTAGAATTACAATTTTGTAAGGATTCTTTAATCTCTAACACTTTGGGAAGAAGAACAAAATTCTCATGGCAAAATGATGAAACGCAAATTTATTATACTCAACTAACAAACCTTATTCCTGACCTTAAAACTGATTTTATTCTCGAATATAGATTAAATTCAGAAAAAGATACTTTATTTTTAAAAATTGAAAAATCAAAACTTACAAACGAATTTGTAAAAACTTCTCCAGATGATTAAATCAAAATTCTAAATGCTAGAAATAAACGAACAGACCTACGATTTTATATGTTT
The window above is part of the Algibacter sp. L3A6 genome. Proteins encoded here:
- the dnaX gene encoding DNA polymerase III subunit gamma/tau produces the protein MEHFIVSARKYRPQTFKDVVGQQAITNTLLNAIENNHLAQALLFTGPRGVGKTTCARILAKMINSDGKETGDEDFAFNIFELDAASNNSVDDIRSLTDQVRIPPQVGKYKVYIIDEVHMLSQAAFNAFLKTLEEPPKHCIFILATTEKHKIIPTILSRCQIFDFKRITVKDAKNYLKYIAEEQAIAAEDDALHIIAQKADGAMRDALSIFDRVVSFSGKNLTRQAVTENLNVLDYETYFESTDLILENKIPDLLIQFNNTLSKGFDGHHFIAGLASHFRDLLVSKIPATIELLEVGEQTQVKYLEQSKKASQEFLMQGINLANDCDLKYKTSKNQRLLVELCLMQLASITFDGEKKNSKHYIIPASYFKKKGITPIPVTVPAAKPITQPTTEVKTETTAKAPAAKKLEEKPAINTRIKLDLTSGSKRRSGLSLSSIRAKKEHQIKQLEVVVDEENLPTEDFTEEAFMEAWYFFLDKLKKDGKHNLASILNMDTPKLKGTDIHLTFPTETNKKEVMQGQYDLMTYIRTTLNNFDISLVITVNEVMNKKYVFTPQDKYEKLVEANPSLELLRRTFDLDL
- a CDS encoding DUF4240 domain-containing protein — protein: MKNEYTELLKKIKPRENLKEYNESKFWELVDKANKTAGNNYNNKIGVMKTLLTNYSADDLIEIDNLLNRLISSKISHTIIAASQIIFKTSEFRATTLLMNLFILKGDNYFQYACQNPELIVKEEIIGFSYETIGDIIEEKYKLKTNELLPTINIDLQISGTPLSLKDYPIKLPKIWEKFG